From the Streptomonospora nanhaiensis genome, the window CAGGGTGAGGGTGTCCAGAGGCGCGCCCAGCAGCAGGACCCGGCCGCCGCGGTCGACCAGCCGCGCGAGAGGGCTGCCGGGGCCGTGGGGGTCGTCCCAGGGGTGGTCGGCCATCAGGTCGGCGGCCGCCGCGCCCAGCGCCGCGAAACCGGCGTCGGGATGGCGGCTGCGCACGGCGCCGGGGCGGCGGCGCAGGGCCTCGGGGAGCCGGCCGTAGCCGTGGTCCGCCTCGCTGAGGGCGGGGTCGTAGGCGGGGTGCTCGCGGCGCACCGCGTCCTGCCACTCCCGCGGCCAGGTGCCCAGGTCGTAGGGCGGCGCGTCGTTCCAGCCGCAGGTCACCATCAGGGTCCCGGCCGGTCCCACGGTGTCGAGCAGGGCGTCGATGACGGTCTGCGCCCCGCCGGCCACGTAGCCGATGGCGGACATGCGGGTGTGGAACATGACGACGTCGCCGTCGCCGAGCCCCAGCGCGCCCAGGTCGCGGCCGAGCCGCCCCCGGGTCACCGGACCGTTCGAACGCCTGAGCAGACCCGTCTCGTCCATGGCGGTGAACTATCCCGGAACCGGGGCCGCGCGGCAAGCGAGTTCCCGCCGCGCCGGCACCCGAGCGGCGGGCCGCCCCCGCCTCCCCCGTGCGGGGGAGGGGAGTCCTCCGCGCCGGGGAGGCGCGGGCCGCACGGCGCGGCCAGACTGGGTGCCGTGAACAGCCGATCCGGGGGCAGCGCTCCCGCGCGTGTGGGGCGGGGGCCGCGTGGCGGCACGCCACCCGAGGGCGCCGGGAGAGCGCCCAGGCGCCAGGTGCGCTGGCCGGCGTGGGCGCTGGCGGCGGCGTTTCTGGCCTACGCCGCCGGCAAGGGGGTCTACGCCGCGCAGGGCAGGCTCGGGTTCCCCGGCGGTCCGCCGGTGTCGGCCG encodes:
- the aac(3) gene encoding aminoglycoside 3-N-acetyltransferase produces the protein MDETGLLRRSNGPVTRGRLGRDLGALGLGDGDVVMFHTRMSAIGYVAGGAQTVIDALLDTVGPAGTLMVTCGWNDAPPYDLGTWPREWQDAVRREHPAYDPALSEADHGYGRLPEALRRRPGAVRSRHPDAGFAALGAAAADLMADHPWDDPHGPGSPLARLVDRGGRVLLLGAPLDTLTLLHHAEALADAPGKRFVDYEQPILVAGRRVWRRFRDIDSESGAFDYSAVVPEGQDPFDAIVRDMLAAGIGRRGRVGAADSHLFEAREVVDFGRAWIEERLGGA